From the genome of Roseofilum reptotaenium CS-1145:
GAATTTTCCCCTTGGAATTAATCTAGATTAACCTGAGCTGAAGTGAATTTTTATGACTGCCATTCAAACCCAATCTTTTATTACCGTCAAAAATAAACGTTTTCACTATATCTGGCTGCGAGAAAATTGCCCCAGTTGTCGCTATGCTGCTCCTTATCAACAACTCTACGACCCTAATATTAGCGATCGCCCAGAAAACCCGCAACCTCTATCCGTAGATTTAAACGAGGATACCTTAATCATTGACTGGGATGAAACCCCTGCCCATCGTAGCGTATTTTCTGTGGAGTGGTTGCTCGACCATAGTTACGATCCTCAACCGGAAGTCGATTCAGATAACACCATTTTATGGGATCGAGCCAAACTAGAATTGCGATCGCCGCAAACCTATGATGCGCTGAAGATCAATAATGAGAGTTGGATGGAGCCGTTATTTCGCTTAGGATTCGTCATTCTCGAAAATATTGCCCCTGACGAATTGGAATCCTTTCTGTCATCTATCGGTCCCATTTACAATGCCGATTATGGCAAAATCATGCCCCTGGAAACCAGAGATAGAGCTAAAAATTCCTTACCTTTGAGCGATGGATGTGCTTTACCCCCTCATAACGATCTGAGTTACTGGGGAGGGCATCACTTGGCTCAATTTCTCTATTGTGTAGACCATCAAAATCCAGGTGGTTACTCTATATTAGTAGACGGTTTTCGGGTTGCTGAAGACTTTCGCCAAGATCATCCCCAATATTTTCAAATTTTGGTGGAAACTCCGGTACAATTTTGGTTACTAGACAAAATGCATCAATATCAGTTTTGCAATACTGCAACGATCTTGGAATGCGATAGAGAAGGAAAATTGACTACTGTACGTTTTAGCAAAAGGAACTGTAGACCTCATTTACTCTTTGAGGAATTAGAACATTTATATCAAGCATATCATACTTTTTTTCGCTATCTAAAAAAACCGGATTATCAATATCAGTTTCAGTTGCAACCCCATAACTGTCTGCTCTTCCAAAATTTTAGAGTCCTGCATGGAAGAACTGCTTTTGATCCCGCTCTTGGAAATCGCAAGCTCAGTTCAGGTTATCTGGATTGGCACTTCTTTGTGGGCAGGAAGATGTTTCAGAATTACAAAATTTAATTATTGGAGAATAACTGATGAAAATCGCCTATATTAAACCCAGATTTT
Proteins encoded in this window:
- a CDS encoding TauD/TfdA family dioxygenase, yielding MTAIQTQSFITVKNKRFHYIWLRENCPSCRYAAPYQQLYDPNISDRPENPQPLSVDLNEDTLIIDWDETPAHRSVFSVEWLLDHSYDPQPEVDSDNTILWDRAKLELRSPQTYDALKINNESWMEPLFRLGFVILENIAPDELESFLSSIGPIYNADYGKIMPLETRDRAKNSLPLSDGCALPPHNDLSYWGGHHLAQFLYCVDHQNPGGYSILVDGFRVAEDFRQDHPQYFQILVETPVQFWLLDKMHQYQFCNTATILECDREGKLTTVRFSKRNCRPHLLFEELEHLYQAYHTFFRYLKKPDYQYQFQLQPHNCLLFQNFRVLHGRTAFDPALGNRKLSSGYLDWHFFVGRKMFQNYKI